A window of the Lactuca sativa cultivar Salinas chromosome 7, Lsat_Salinas_v11, whole genome shotgun sequence genome harbors these coding sequences:
- the LOC111895641 gene encoding RING-H2 finger protein ATL65, whose translation MIVVVSPAPSPEDNHHLHLHVLHQAPASAPASWLPNSTSKPPVRFSPPLIAMVVIIATAFITITYSRAISRRFLRLRRSWRQWRRRRRLLRSYVPSSVGNGDIESPAYSGEESYDPTYGYQMFSPYGLDDAVIKTIPLSVHSRKSSVHECAVCLLEFEDNDYVRTLPVCYHAFHVECIDVWLRCHANCPLCRASVFRPESPFIPVMSARIRPNFDDVIIESPIIESSPVPEHVSHQVDSTISVSEITQEASPIRIPSEDRFIRRDFLLKRSYSFGFERNLGSERLVIEPATASPWRYRRGGGSFWSKRPSPFSTKSRVFSFRYYRGMKSPFFRRRGGSFLPLSESSVRYADSGGGGGSSSRRRKSFASPIFMRQSGVNSGMFSSSRLRSGDPEALLSPERYNRR comes from the coding sequence ATGATCGTCGTCGTCTCGCCGGCACCATCACCGGAGGATAATCATCATCTTCACCTTCATGTTCTTCATCAAGCTCCAGCTTCAGCTCCGGCTTCATGGCTACCGAATTCAACGTCAAAGCCACCGGTTCGATTCAGTCCGCCTTTGATAGCGATGGTTGTGATCATCGCCACAGCGTTTATCACAATCACATACTCCCGAGCCATTTCCCGACGATTCCTCCGTCTACGTCGGAGCTGGCGACAGTGGCGAAGGCGGCGACGTCTTCTCCGTTCATACGTTCCGTCGTCTGTTGGAAACGGCGACATCGAATCCCCTGCGTACTCAGGTGAAGAATCGTATGATCCGACTTATGGTTATCAGATGTTTTCGCCATACGGTTTGGATGATGCTGTTATCAAAACGATTCCGTTGTCTGTTCACAGTAGGAAAAGCAGTGTTCATGAATGTGCGGTTTGTTTATTGGAATTCGAAGATAACGATTACGTTCGTACTTTACCGGTTTGTTACCACGCTTTTCATGTGGAATGTATCGATGTTTGGCTGAGATGTCACGCTAATTGTCCTCTCTGTCGAGCGAGTGTTTTCCGGCCAGAATCGCCGTTTATTCCGGTGATGTCGGCCAGAATCCGTCCCAATTTCGACGACGTGATTATCGAGAGCCCGATTATAGAGTCGTCGCCGGTACCGGAGCATGTTAGTCATCAAGTTGACAGTACTATTTCAGTAAGCGAGATCACACAGGAGGCATCTCCGATTAGAATTCCATCCGAGGATCGGTTTATCAGGAGAGACTTCCTTCTCAAACGATCATACTCATTCGGATTCGAGCGTAATTTAGGATCGGAGAGACTCGTAATCGAACCAGCAACCGCGTCTCCATGGAGATACCGCCGAGGCGGAGGAAGTTTCTGGAGCAAACGACCATCTCCATTCAGTACAAAATCCAGAGTATTCTCCTTCCGATACTACCGAGGCATGAAGTCGCCATTCTTCCGGCGGCGAGGCGGAAGCTTCCTTCCATTATCCGAATCCAGCGTCCGGTACGCCGACAGCGGCGGCGGCGGCGGAAGCTCATCACGTCGGAGAAAATCATTCGCAAGCCCAATTTTCATGAGACAATCAGGGGTAAACTCAGGAATGTTCTCATCAAGCCGGTTACGCAGCGGTGATCCTGAAGCATTGCTGTCACCGGAGAGATATAACCGACGGTGA